One Apodemus sylvaticus chromosome 23, mApoSyl1.1, whole genome shotgun sequence genomic window carries:
- the Slc18b1 gene encoding MFS-type transporter SLC18B1 isoform X1 — MDEAGSPAPAGTGGDGSGGGTRQTSRRLSREQIFVLVSAASMNLGCMMTYSILGPFFPKEAEKKGASNTTIGMIFGCYALFELLASLVFGKYLVHIGAKFMFIAGMFVSGGVTILFGVLDQLPEGPIFIAMCFLVRIVDAIGFGAAITASSSILAKAFPNNVATVMGSLEVFSGLGLVAGPPLGGLLYQSFGYEVPFIFLGCIVLLMIPLNVCILPSYESDPGKQSFWKLVTLPKIGLLAFVIISLSSCFGFLDPTLSLFVMKKFSLSTGYVGLVFLGLSLSYTISSPLFGLLSDKMPNLRKWFLVFGNLITFGCYMLLGPVPLLHIKSQLWLLVLVLVVNGVSAGMSIIPTFPEMLSCAYANGFEDGISTLGLVSGLFGAMWSVGAFMGPILGGFLCEKIGFEWAAALQGVWTLLSGVAMALFYLWEDSTARRRSKAQNILGTEEERAALLPNDT; from the exons ATGGACGAGGCGGGCTCCCCGGCTCCTGCGGGGACAGGAG GTGACGGCTCTGGAGGAGGTACAAGACAGACATCCAGGCGACTGTCAAGAGAACAGATTTTTGTACTGGTGTCAGCAGCGTCCATGAACTTGGGCTGCATGATGACCTATTCCATCCTTGGACCGTTTTTCCCTAAGGAG GCAGAAAAGAAGGGGGCCAGCAACACGACAATTGGGATGATCTTCGGATGCTATGCGTTATTTGAATTGCTGGCGTCTTTGGTGTTTGGAAAATAT CTTGTACACATCGGAGCCAAATTTATGTTTATAGCAGGAATGTTTGTCTCAGGAGGAGTTACAATTCTCTTTGG TGTCTTGGATCAGCTTCCCGAAGGACCGATCTTTATCGCCATGTGTTTTCTGGTGAGAATAGTTGATGCTATAGGCTTTGGTGCAGCCATAACGGCGTCATCTTCCATCCTTGCCAAGGCTTTCCCAAATAATGTGGCTACAGTCATG GGAAGTCTCGAGGTTTTTTCTGGACTGGGGCTGGTGGCAGGCCCCCCTTTGGGTGGTCTTTTGTATCAATCCTTTGGCTACGAAGTGCCCTTTATTTTTCTGGGGTGCATAGTTCTGCTGATGATACCACTCAACGTATGCATCTTGCCTAGTTATG AGTCCGATCCAGGGAAACAGTCGTTCTGGAAACTTGTCACCTTACCCAAGATCGGCCTCTTAGCCTTCGTGATCATCTCTCTCAGCTCCTGCTTTGGCTTCCTCGACCCAACCCTGTCTCTCTTCGTCATGAAGAAG TTCAGTTTATCAACTGGATACGTGGGACTGGTCTTCCTGGGCCTGTCTCTGTCCTACACCATTTCTTCGCCGCTGTTTGGTCTACTCAGTGATAAGATGCCC AATCTAAGGAAATGGTTTCTGGTGTTTGGAAATTTAATCACATTTGGGTGCTACATGCTCTTAGGACCCGTACCCCTACTGCACATTAAAAG TCAGCTCTGGCTTCTCGTGCTGGTGTTGGTTGTAAATGGGGTCTCTGCTGGAATGAGCATCATCCCGACCTTCCCAGAGATGCTCAGTTGCGCGTA TGCAAATGGATTCGAAGACGGAATAAGCACCCTGGGACTCGTATCTGGTCTTTTTGGTGCCATGTGGTCAGTCGG TGCTTTCATGGGGCCTATCCTGGGCGGATTTCTGTGTGAGAAAATCGGTTTTGAGTGGGCAGCTGCTTTACAAGGCGTGTGGACTCTGCTAAGT GGTGTCGCGATGGCCTTATTTTATCTCTGGGAGGACTCAACGGCAAGAAGA
- the Slc18b1 gene encoding MFS-type transporter SLC18B1 isoform X2 — protein MIFGCYALFELLASLVFGKYLVHIGAKFMFIAGMFVSGGVTILFGVLDQLPEGPIFIAMCFLVRIVDAIGFGAAITASSSILAKAFPNNVATVMGSLEVFSGLGLVAGPPLGGLLYQSFGYEVPFIFLGCIVLLMIPLNVCILPSYESDPGKQSFWKLVTLPKIGLLAFVIISLSSCFGFLDPTLSLFVMKKFSLSTGYVGLVFLGLSLSYTISSPLFGLLSDKMPNLRKWFLVFGNLITFGCYMLLGPVPLLHIKSQLWLLVLVLVVNGVSAGMSIIPTFPEMLSCAYANGFEDGISTLGLVSGLFGAMWSVGAFMGPILGGFLCEKIGFEWAAALQGVWTLLSGVAMALFYLWEDSTARRRSKAQNILGTEEERAALLPNDT, from the exons ATGATCTTCGGATGCTATGCGTTATTTGAATTGCTGGCGTCTTTGGTGTTTGGAAAATAT CTTGTACACATCGGAGCCAAATTTATGTTTATAGCAGGAATGTTTGTCTCAGGAGGAGTTACAATTCTCTTTGG TGTCTTGGATCAGCTTCCCGAAGGACCGATCTTTATCGCCATGTGTTTTCTGGTGAGAATAGTTGATGCTATAGGCTTTGGTGCAGCCATAACGGCGTCATCTTCCATCCTTGCCAAGGCTTTCCCAAATAATGTGGCTACAGTCATG GGAAGTCTCGAGGTTTTTTCTGGACTGGGGCTGGTGGCAGGCCCCCCTTTGGGTGGTCTTTTGTATCAATCCTTTGGCTACGAAGTGCCCTTTATTTTTCTGGGGTGCATAGTTCTGCTGATGATACCACTCAACGTATGCATCTTGCCTAGTTATG AGTCCGATCCAGGGAAACAGTCGTTCTGGAAACTTGTCACCTTACCCAAGATCGGCCTCTTAGCCTTCGTGATCATCTCTCTCAGCTCCTGCTTTGGCTTCCTCGACCCAACCCTGTCTCTCTTCGTCATGAAGAAG TTCAGTTTATCAACTGGATACGTGGGACTGGTCTTCCTGGGCCTGTCTCTGTCCTACACCATTTCTTCGCCGCTGTTTGGTCTACTCAGTGATAAGATGCCC AATCTAAGGAAATGGTTTCTGGTGTTTGGAAATTTAATCACATTTGGGTGCTACATGCTCTTAGGACCCGTACCCCTACTGCACATTAAAAG TCAGCTCTGGCTTCTCGTGCTGGTGTTGGTTGTAAATGGGGTCTCTGCTGGAATGAGCATCATCCCGACCTTCCCAGAGATGCTCAGTTGCGCGTA TGCAAATGGATTCGAAGACGGAATAAGCACCCTGGGACTCGTATCTGGTCTTTTTGGTGCCATGTGGTCAGTCGG TGCTTTCATGGGGCCTATCCTGGGCGGATTTCTGTGTGAGAAAATCGGTTTTGAGTGGGCAGCTGCTTTACAAGGCGTGTGGACTCTGCTAAGT GGTGTCGCGATGGCCTTATTTTATCTCTGGGAGGACTCAACGGCAAGAAGA